From one Cyanobacterium stanieri PCC 7202 genomic stretch:
- a CDS encoding hypothetical protein (PFAM: Stage II sporulation protein E (SpoIIE)~KEGG: dac:Daci_4196 hypothetical protein~SPTR: Putative uncharacterized protein) has translation MQTFNHQIFGASVIGPLHQQEKRLNEDAWSKIDNHYGRGIVVSDGMGSKPNARMGARMTCLAVKEALLSWGKAPSPPINSLLRLIHIHWELKILPASKEDSVATCLFAVVTPKGELIMAQLGDGVAMVKQDNGETIILNDHHKVFGNFTTGLGIAKSTKEWSVFMTPHFPPNSAVLLATDGIADDLQRDKMGDFLGFILEEFGGLSPHHRWRSLCRELRNWPTPKHLDDKTLAVLWHQP, from the coding sequence GTGCAAACCTTTAACCATCAAATTTTTGGGGCTTCAGTCATTGGACCTCTTCATCAACAAGAAAAACGACTTAATGAGGATGCTTGGAGCAAGATAGATAACCATTATGGGCGAGGTATTGTAGTTAGTGATGGCATGGGTTCTAAGCCTAACGCGCGTATGGGTGCCAGAATGACTTGTTTAGCGGTAAAAGAAGCTCTTTTGAGTTGGGGAAAAGCCCCTTCTCCTCCCATCAATTCACTATTAAGGTTAATTCATATCCACTGGGAATTAAAAATATTACCTGCGTCAAAAGAAGACAGTGTGGCGACTTGTTTATTTGCGGTGGTGACTCCTAAGGGGGAATTAATTATGGCTCAATTGGGGGATGGGGTTGCTATGGTGAAGCAGGATAACGGAGAAACAATTATTTTGAATGATCATCACAAGGTTTTTGGCAACTTTACCACTGGCTTGGGTATTGCGAAGTCAACCAAAGAATGGTCGGTTTTTATGACTCCCCATTTTCCCCCTAACTCAGCGGTTTTACTGGCTACCGATGGCATTGCTGATGATCTTCAACGGGATAAGATGGGGGATTTTTTGGGATTTATTTTAGAGGAATTTGGTGGTTTATCTCCCCATCATAGGTGGCGATCGCTCTGTAGGGAACTCAGAAACTGGCCTACCCCAAAACACCTTGACGATAAAACCCTAGCGGTTTTATGGCATCAACCCTAA
- a CDS encoding superfamily I DNA/RNA helicase (COGs: COG1112 Superfamily I DNA and RNA helicase and helicase subunits~KEGG: pna:Pnap_4258 superfamily I DNA/RNA helicase~SPTR: Putative uncharacterized protein): MKVSEIQTGRKFNLEIKQINDDAFLPVKSFNIQEEISIFESNITGEILLTNDQDSWVIKGVNEDNQNQLVDLIERNLPRLCWITALQPNKNSPTTIFIQVHEFPNRLSSRDEKIEIGVDEKIIDDIRERHLRKSESVAKIIDWLNKKVLLPSINNQYQRGLLQAGNNPKNSLKTSFQLWGNGIVVNVKKNNKDQFLINSIQKSRQPKNINEQRPIILVEADICFCDASVAGSLRGNIQTELDDIVKNSDSYLALWEEYNNLEGKIIWGNAREFGCLPYIQSGALKNGNYRFKLNVEDNKQGLKNKLRLLRENPNLSLEVNQSPPIFEDDNDGENSSFSEHKVKENSLTFVGDVVEVDPQKLEIEIKPSHEEEIKPPNQGYIFISLKGDRIRLERRKKAESIIRSAINPMPQLGLLLENRSIGVRRTKKLKPITKEVKKLFNDSSPTPRQEEAIKIALNTPDIALIQGPPGTGKTKVITAIAARLAEEAEDTSRSVNHRILLTSYQHDAVENAAQKTTLFQLPAVRIGGKRTKSFELDNVDRWCRERIQKITANLASLPTLTGQETLRKVKQLTAMYELKPGDVTHTSRLIKDIYQLSLNRISPELSDQLFQLSHDLEHNSSPHQEDEKATELAIKAVKAIRVTWGSFSDDGNINAIKALRRLKPLNILTEEEKKLLQDAGEWVEESEPDFLDKLADLQQKLSEQLNPKDNKPVTTPVADPKIVELLRKVRLSLDDHVKESPDGIEGVLTEYLNDLETDPEEVARTIRQYTVVLAATCQQSVGKKMNEATHSKDHVFETVIIDEAARANPLDLFIPMAKAEKRIILVGDHRQLPHILEEDVERQLSNSTVDTQDVLKKSLFERLFNQLQDLERKDGIKRTVTLDTQYRMHPTLGDFVSNNFYECHGETHINSGRSPDNFSHNLQGYENSVCGWLNVPFSMGGEKQGQSKSRSIEARAIAIELKRLIQQDQKLTFGIITFYSAQVTEIWKALEEIGITEKSEEGFFQVMKPWRETNNYENKIVERLRIGTVDAFQGKEFDVVFLSLTRSNTINPINEKMYRQKYGFLMLENRLCVAMSRQQRLLIAVGDEDMINHPSANVAIPQLVNFYQLCQGSQGKIYHCYQKP; the protein is encoded by the coding sequence ATGAAAGTTAGTGAAATTCAAACAGGAAGAAAGTTTAATTTAGAAATTAAACAGATAAATGATGATGCTTTTTTGCCTGTTAAATCTTTTAATATTCAGGAAGAAATTAGTATTTTTGAATCTAATATTACAGGAGAAATTTTATTAACAAATGATCAAGATTCTTGGGTAATAAAAGGAGTTAATGAAGATAATCAAAATCAGTTGGTAGATTTGATTGAAAGAAATTTGCCCCGTTTATGTTGGATCACGGCTTTACAACCTAATAAAAACTCTCCTACAACTATTTTTATCCAAGTTCATGAGTTTCCTAATCGTTTATCTTCCCGTGATGAAAAAATAGAAATTGGGGTAGATGAAAAAATTATTGATGATATTCGAGAGCGACATCTAAGGAAGTCTGAATCGGTGGCTAAAATTATTGATTGGTTAAATAAAAAAGTATTATTACCTAGTATTAATAATCAATATCAGCGAGGTTTGTTACAGGCAGGAAATAACCCTAAAAATAGTTTAAAAACTAGCTTTCAGTTATGGGGTAATGGGATTGTTGTTAATGTTAAGAAAAATAATAAAGATCAGTTTTTAATTAATAGCATTCAAAAGTCAAGGCAACCTAAAAATATTAATGAACAACGTCCTATTATTCTAGTGGAGGCCGATATTTGTTTTTGTGATGCTTCTGTAGCTGGTAGTTTGCGAGGAAATATTCAAACAGAGTTAGATGATATTGTAAAAAACTCTGATAGTTATTTAGCTTTGTGGGAAGAGTATAATAATTTGGAAGGAAAAATTATTTGGGGCAATGCGAGGGAGTTTGGTTGTTTACCATATATACAGTCAGGGGCTTTAAAAAATGGTAATTATCGTTTTAAATTAAATGTGGAGGATAATAAACAAGGGTTAAAAAATAAGTTAAGATTATTAAGAGAAAATCCTAATTTATCTTTGGAAGTTAATCAAAGTCCTCCTATTTTTGAGGATGATAATGATGGGGAAAATTCATCTTTTTCTGAGCATAAAGTTAAGGAAAATAGTCTAACTTTTGTGGGGGATGTGGTAGAGGTTGATCCACAAAAATTGGAGATTGAAATTAAACCCTCCCATGAGGAAGAAATTAAGCCTCCTAATCAGGGATATATTTTTATTTCTCTTAAGGGCGATCGCATCAGGTTAGAAAGAAGAAAAAAAGCGGAATCGATCATTAGATCAGCAATCAATCCGATGCCTCAATTGGGTTTATTGTTAGAAAATAGATCCATAGGTGTCAGACGGACAAAAAAACTCAAACCCATCACCAAGGAAGTCAAAAAACTGTTTAATGATTCATCCCCTACCCCAAGGCAGGAAGAAGCTATTAAAATCGCCTTGAATACCCCTGATATTGCCTTAATACAGGGGCCTCCGGGTACAGGTAAAACGAAGGTGATAACGGCGATCGCCGCTAGGCTAGCAGAAGAAGCAGAAGACACAAGTAGATCCGTTAACCATCGAATTTTATTGACCAGTTATCAACATGATGCGGTGGAAAATGCCGCCCAAAAAACCACTTTATTCCAACTTCCTGCGGTGAGGATTGGGGGAAAGAGAACGAAAAGTTTTGAACTAGATAACGTTGATCGTTGGTGTCGGGAAAGAATCCAGAAAATTACCGCCAATTTAGCATCTTTACCCACCCTCACAGGACAAGAAACCTTACGAAAAGTAAAGCAGTTAACGGCAATGTATGAGTTAAAACCGGGTGATGTCACCCATACAAGTCGTTTAATAAAAGACATCTACCAATTAAGTCTTAACCGTATTTCTCCTGAGTTATCAGATCAACTTTTCCAACTCAGTCATGATTTAGAACACAATTCATCCCCCCATCAAGAAGATGAAAAAGCCACAGAATTAGCCATTAAAGCGGTGAAAGCCATAAGAGTTACTTGGGGTAGTTTTTCTGATGATGGAAACATCAATGCCATTAAAGCATTGCGACGATTAAAACCATTAAATATTTTGACGGAGGAAGAAAAAAAACTTTTACAAGATGCGGGGGAATGGGTAGAAGAATCAGAACCTGATTTTTTAGACAAATTAGCAGATCTGCAACAGAAATTATCAGAACAATTAAATCCCAAAGACAATAAACCCGTTACTACCCCTGTGGCAGATCCCAAAATTGTGGAATTGTTAAGAAAAGTGCGTTTATCCCTTGATGATCATGTGAAAGAATCTCCCGATGGCATCGAAGGGGTATTGACAGAGTATTTAAATGATTTGGAAACCGATCCTGAGGAGGTGGCGCGGACAATTCGTCAATACACGGTGGTGTTGGCGGCTACCTGTCAGCAATCGGTGGGTAAAAAAATGAATGAGGCTACCCATAGTAAAGATCACGTTTTTGAGACGGTAATTATTGATGAGGCGGCGCGCGCTAATCCTTTGGATTTGTTTATTCCCATGGCAAAGGCGGAAAAGCGGATTATTTTGGTGGGGGATCATCGTCAGTTACCCCATATTTTAGAGGAAGATGTGGAACGGCAATTAAGTAATTCCACCGTAGATACTCAAGATGTCCTGAAAAAGAGTTTATTTGAACGGCTTTTTAATCAATTGCAGGATTTGGAAAGAAAGGATGGCATCAAAAGGACTGTTACCCTTGATACTCAGTATCGTATGCACCCTACATTAGGGGATTTTGTTAGTAATAATTTTTATGAGTGTCATGGAGAAACCCATATTAATTCTGGGCGATCGCCCGACAACTTTTCCCATAATTTACAAGGTTATGAAAATAGCGTATGTGGGTGGTTGAATGTTCCCTTTTCTATGGGGGGAGAAAAACAAGGACAAAGTAAGTCTCGTAGTATCGAAGCAAGAGCGATCGCCATTGAACTAAAAAGATTGATCCAACAAGATCAAAAACTAACCTTCGGTATTATCACTTTTTATTCCGCCCAAGTGACCGAAATCTGGAAAGCCTTAGAAGAAATTGGCATCACCGAAAAATCAGAAGAAGGTTTTTTCCAAGTAATGAAACCATGGCGAGAAACCAACAACTACGAAAACAAAATTGTGGAAAGATTAAGAATTGGCACAGTGGATGCCTTTCAGGGGAAAGAATTTGACGTGGTTTTTCTCTCCCTCACCCGCAGTAATACCATTAACCCCATCAATGAAAAAATGTATCGCCAAAAATACGGCTTCTTAATGTTAGAAAATCGCCTTTGTGTAGCCATGAGTCGGCAACAAAGATTATTAATCGCCGTGGGGGATGAAGACATGATCAACCATCCATCCGCTAACGTTGCTATTCCTCAACTGGTGAACTTCTATCAACTTTGTCAAGGTAGCCAAGGAAAAATTTATCACTGTTATCAAAAACCTTAA
- a CDS encoding serine/threonine protein kinase (PFAM: Protein kinase domain~COGs: COG4248 Uncharacterized protein with protein kinase and helix-hairpin-helix DNA-binding domains~InterPro IPR002290:IPR000719~KEGG: pna:Pnap_4257 protein kinase~SMART: serine/threonine protein kinase~SPTR: Putative uncharacterized protein) has translation MTIVVVDRQNTAYALDKKLGEGGQGRVYSVKGGKLAVKLINRQSKVMGDRLSRQLTKVKTLFEIKNLPIAMPLEMLQPPHLGYVMELLTGMTPISKLMRVPKKVECLPTWYLEGGGLRRRLILLAKSAEALSQIHGKGLVYADPSPNNIFVSSDVDAHEIRFIDADNLCHESDVSPSFYTPGYGAPELVKATSGVNTLTDAYAFAVIVFQTLTTLHPLTDGDLVSDGEPELEEKALRGEIPWIYNPDDNSNFTERGFNQNITLSPRLQTLAKECFGEGLLNPQKRPGVGKWAEFLYNASDYTITCPHCESTYYANQNRCPWCDHPQPDFVRIKIYRWHPYEKYEHQKPLHIMALERDKIGILTSRIITGRLGIGAHQPNLEIEFTDNFLRVHKCNNQQFLLTSKKQDNNKLEKEITEKWQRFPVDAGRYGDWLLHFGSLNHPHRYASFSLIPSYS, from the coding sequence ATGACCATAGTAGTAGTTGATCGACAAAATACAGCTTATGCCCTAGACAAAAAATTAGGAGAAGGTGGACAGGGTAGAGTTTACAGCGTTAAGGGAGGAAAACTGGCAGTTAAATTAATTAATCGTCAATCTAAGGTAATGGGCGATCGCCTTAGCCGTCAACTAACCAAAGTCAAAACCCTATTCGAGATCAAAAACCTACCCATTGCCATGCCCTTAGAAATGTTACAACCCCCTCACTTGGGCTATGTCATGGAACTTTTAACGGGAATGACACCCATCAGTAAATTAATGAGAGTACCCAAAAAAGTTGAATGTTTACCCACATGGTATTTAGAGGGAGGAGGTTTAAGACGAAGATTGATTTTACTAGCAAAATCCGCCGAAGCCTTATCTCAAATCCACGGCAAAGGGTTAGTTTATGCAGATCCATCCCCCAATAATATCTTTGTATCTTCAGATGTAGATGCCCATGAAATCAGATTTATTGATGCCGATAACCTCTGCCATGAAAGTGATGTTTCACCCTCATTTTATACCCCCGGTTACGGCGCCCCAGAATTAGTCAAAGCCACATCAGGAGTTAATACCCTCACCGATGCCTATGCTTTCGCAGTGATTGTCTTTCAAACCCTAACCACTTTACACCCCTTAACCGACGGGGATTTAGTTAGTGATGGAGAGCCAGAATTAGAAGAAAAAGCCCTGCGGGGGGAGATTCCTTGGATATATAACCCCGATGATAACAGTAATTTCACTGAGCGGGGATTCAATCAGAATATTACCCTCTCTCCTCGATTACAAACATTAGCTAAGGAATGCTTTGGAGAAGGACTTTTGAACCCCCAAAAACGCCCGGGAGTAGGTAAATGGGCAGAATTTTTATATAACGCTAGTGACTACACCATTACTTGTCCTCATTGTGAAAGTACCTATTATGCCAATCAAAACAGATGTCCTTGGTGTGATCATCCTCAACCAGATTTTGTCAGAATTAAAATTTATCGTTGGCATCCTTACGAAAAATATGAACATCAAAAACCGTTACATATAATGGCATTGGAAAGAGATAAAATAGGTATTTTAACCAGCCGAATTATTACAGGAAGATTAGGCATCGGTGCTCATCAACCCAATTTAGAAATAGAATTTACTGATAATTTTTTACGAGTTCATAAATGTAATAATCAACAGTTTTTATTAACCTCAAAAAAACAAGATAATAATAAACTTGAAAAAGAAATCACTGAAAAATGGCAAAGATTCCCCGTGGATGCTGGGAGATATGGTGATTGGCTTTTACATTTTGGCTCTTTGAATCATCCCCATCGATATGCTTCTTTTAGCTTAATACCAAGTTATTCATAA
- a CDS encoding von Willebrand factor type A (PFAM: von Willebrand factor type A domain~COGs: COG4245 Uncharacterized protein encoded in toxicity protection region of plasmid R478 contains von Willebrand factor (vWF) domain~InterPro IPR002035~KEGG: dat:HRM2_14740 hypothetical protein~PFAM: von Willebrand factor type A~SMART: von Willebrand factor type A~SPTR: Phage/colicin/tellurite resistance cluster TerY protein, putative) yields the protein MTKFKSFTLQSPRKLPVIVLADVSGSMEGNGKIQALNRAIASMIDSFGEEEDVRAEIHVAVITFGGGQAKIHIPMQPAEDIEWQDMQAIGRTPMGDAFRVAQQMLEDRTIIASRDYHPTIVLVSDGIPTDDWFGNLNDLITSERASKALRLSMAIGAEADNEPLKTFLQNQHPEIPVFRADEANQIKQFFRYVTMTVSHRSRSINPNIISVPNFNDFDEDLYF from the coding sequence ATGACAAAATTTAAATCATTTACTCTCCAAAGTCCTCGTAAATTACCCGTAATTGTTTTAGCCGATGTGAGTGGTAGTATGGAAGGGAATGGCAAAATTCAAGCCCTCAACCGTGCGATCGCCTCTATGATTGATAGTTTTGGTGAGGAAGAGGATGTAAGGGCAGAGATTCACGTTGCCGTGATCACCTTTGGAGGAGGTCAAGCAAAAATTCATATTCCTATGCAACCAGCCGAAGATATTGAATGGCAAGATATGCAAGCCATAGGGCGTACTCCCATGGGCGATGCTTTCAGGGTAGCACAACAAATGCTAGAAGATCGAACCATAATTGCGAGTCGAGATTATCATCCCACCATTGTCCTAGTGTCTGATGGCATTCCCACCGATGATTGGTTTGGTAATCTAAATGATTTAATTACCTCAGAAAGAGCATCCAAAGCCCTACGATTATCCATGGCTATCGGTGCCGAAGCAGATAACGAACCCCTAAAAACTTTTCTGCAAAATCAACACCCTGAAATTCCCGTATTTAGGGCGGATGAAGCCAATCAAATTAAACAATTTTTCCGTTACGTCACCATGACAGTTAGTCATCGTTCCAGAAGTATTAACCCCAATATTATTTCTGTGCCTAATTTTAATGATTTTGATGAGGACCTCTATTTTTAG